A window from Cryptomeria japonica chromosome 1, Sugi_1.0, whole genome shotgun sequence encodes these proteins:
- the LOC131044643 gene encoding cytochrome P450 724B1, with amino-acid sequence MLLHLLSTIIIMHPIHIPFEFQHIIMVLVGEFWWVVLVFPCLVGLGGIVLFHYLPFFRSMRRVPKGCMGWPLVGETLAFLKPHNSNRKGSFLDDHCSRYGKVFKSHLFGSPAIVSCDPELNAYVLQNENKLFECSYPKAIHGILGKDSLLVIVGDVHKRLRTQALNLINTAKSRHDFLLEIERNALHVMDSWKDKQQVIFCKEARKFTFNVIVKQMLSLTPDNPLTARILDDYLTFMKGLVSLPLYIPGTPYARAVQARQRILSAVDMIVKDRSKQGTGYKPLGDFLDILLDSNSLRDQEKLSLVLDLLLGGYETTYILLAMIIYLLGDSQVALQELKTEHEMIASTKQKDKHLTWDHYKQMTFTQQVINEALRYGNIVKFVHRKALKDITYKDIQIPKGWKVLPVFTGVHLDESFFTDPLQFNPWRWQTSNSATKQFTPFGGGPRLCPGSELAKVEIAFFIHHFVLNYRWKLSDRDHALAHPYVEFEKGLPIIIESIKI; translated from the exons ATGCTATTGCATTTGCTTTCCACCATTATAATTATGCACCCAATTCATATCCCTTTTGAGTTTCAGCATATAATCATGGTATTGGTGGGAGAGTTTTGGTGGGTAGTATTAGTATTTCCATGTTTGGTAGGATTGGGAGGGATTGTGTTGTTCCACTATCTTCCTTTCTTTAGGAGCATGAGAAGAGTGCCTAAAGGATGCATGGGATGGCCATTAGTGGGAGAGACATTAGCTTTCCTAAAACCACACAACTCAAACAGAAAAGGAAGTTTTCTGGATGATCATTGCAGCAG GTATGGGAAAGTTTTCAAGTCTCATCTCTTTGGATCACCAGCCATCGTATCATGTGACCCTGAGCTTAATGCTTATGTACTGCAGAATGAGAATAAGCTGTTTGAATGCAGTTATCCAAAGGCCATTCATGGCATTCTGGGAAAGGATTCCTTGTTGGTTATAGTTGGAGATGTGCACAAAAGGCTGAGAACTCAAGCCTTGAATCTGATCAACACTGCTAAATCAAGACATGATTTTCTACTGGAAATAGAGAGAAATGCACTTCATGTCATGGATTCATGGAAGGATAAGCAGCAAGTCATATTTTGTAAAGAAGCTAGAAAG TTCACATTCAATGTTATAGTGAAGCAAATGCTTAGCTTGACACCTGACAACCCATTGACAGCTAGAATCTTGGATGATTATCTTACTTTCATGAAGGGGCTTGTATCATTGCCATTGTACATCCCTGGCACACCTTATGCAAGGGCAGTGCAG GCCAGGCAGAGAATTCTTTCTGCAGTAGACATGATAGTAAAAGACAGGTCAAAGCAAGGAACAGGGTACAAGCCATTGGGAGACTTTCTTGACATACTTCTAGACAGTAATAGCTTGAGAGACCAAGAAAAATTAAGCCTTGTTTTGGATCTTCTGCTTGGTGGGTATGAAACCACCTACATACTACTGGCAATGATCATTTACCTGCTTGGTGATTCCCAAGTAGCCTTACAAGAACTAAAG ACTGAGCATGAAATGATTGCAAGCACAAAGCAAAAGGATAAGCACTTGACTTGGGACCATTACAAGCAAATGACATTCACACAACAA GTGATCAACGAGGCATTACGCTATGGCAATATAGTCAAATTTGTCCACAGAAAAGCTTTGAAAGACATCACATATAAag ATATTCAAATTCCAAAAGGTTGGAAGGTACTTCCAGTGTTTACGGGAGTACATCTAGATGAATCTTTCTTTACAGATCCTTTACAATTTAATCCTTGGAGATGGCAG acATCTAATTCCGCAACAAAACAATTTACGCCTTTTGGTGGAGGACCAAGACTTTGTCCGGGATCAGAACTTGCAAAAGTAGAGATTGCCTTCTTCATCCATCATTTCGTTCTAAATTACAG ATGGAAATTGAGTGATCGAGATCATGCTCTTGCACATCCATACGTGGAGTTTGAAAAAGGATTGCCGATTataattgaatcaataaaaatataa